In the Mesorhizobium sp. M1D.F.Ca.ET.043.01.1.1 genome, GCATCACATCGCGCTTTCGATCGTAGGCGTCGAGCGTCTACCTGACAGCGGCTATATGCGTGCCAAGATGGCCCAGGAAAGGCTGATCCGAAACTCCGGCATCCCCTATACCATCATCCACTCGACGCAGTTTTTCGAGTTCCTGAGCCTCATCGCACAGTCGGGAACGGTCGGCGACATCGCAACGATTCCCTACGCCTATTTTCAGCCGATCGCATCAGACGACGTCTCGGATTTCGTAGCTGAGGTTGCGATTTCGCCGCCGGCTAACGGCGTGATCGAGATCGCGGGTCCGGAGCCAATGCGCATGAGTGACCTTGTCGCGCGGTTTCTCAAGGCCAGCAACGATCCGCGCAGGGTAACCGGAGATCCCCACGCACGGTACTTCGGCGCCGAACTGGACGACCGGTCGCTTGTGCCGAGCCACCACCCCCGTATCGGCGCAACGAGTTTCGAAAATTGGTTCAGCCAGTCGCCGCCCCAGCGGAACTGACCGGGACCGGCGCGCTGCTACATGGCGAGCGGACGTCAGCCGTGAGAGCAACTGCCCTTCCCCTTTTTTTCGCGGCCGCAAACAACAAGACGAGAGAAGTAACTGAAATGAAATACCATGTAAAAGAGCGCGAAATCGCAAATGGTTCGACCTGCTTCTACGTCTACAACGACGAGAATTACGTTGCCGGCCCGTGGACGGAAGCCTGGCAAGCCACCCATTTCATCGGAACTCTGACCGAGGGCCGATACATGGCCAATGCCCAAAGAACGGCTGTCATGCGCGGCCGCAGAAGCGACGGCAAGTTAGTTTTGCGCGAAGTGCAGGAACATCGCGATGCCGGCGAGATCGATGACGGTTTGGGTGGTTGGGCGTCGCGCCGCGATGTCTTGTTGGGCGCCATTGCCGCAACCGCTGCGGTCGGCCTGTCACGAGTCGCGGCCGCGCAAGCGGAAACGAAGCAAAACCTTCCCTCTTCCCTCTCAAGCCAAGGAGCAACGATGAGCACGATCACCACCAAGGACGGCACGCAAATCTACTACAAGGACTGGGGCACAGGCCCGGTCGTCACCTTCTCTCACGGCTGGCCGCTGAATGCCGACGCCTGGGATGGCCAGATGCTCTTTCTCGCGCAGAACGGTTTTCGCGTTGTTGCACACGACCGGCGCGGGCACGGCCGGTCGAGCCAGGCTTCCTCGGGCAACGACATGAATGGCTATGCCGATGATCTTGCTGCTGTTATCGAAGCGCTAGACCTCAAGGACGCCACGTTAGTGGGTCACTCCACTGGCGGCGGCGAGGTCGCCCGCTACATCGGACGGCACGGAACCGGCCGGGTTGCCAAAGCGGTTCTCATTGCTGCCGTTCCACCGATCATGCTGAAGACCGAGGCAAACCCTGAAGGACTGCCGATGGAAGTCTTCGACGGTATCCGTGCCGGCGTCGCTGGCGATCGGTCTCAATACTACAAGGACCTGGCGCTCGCCTTCTACGGCGCCAACCGGCCGGGCGCGAAGGTCTCGCAGGGCACGTTGGACCAGTTCTGGCTGTGGAGCATGCAGGCCGGCGCGAAGAACGCCTACGAGAGCGTCAAGGCATTCTCAGAGACCGACTTCACCGAAGACCTCAAGAAATTCGATGTCCCGACGCTAGTCCTGCACGGGGAAGACGATCAGATCGTGCCGGTCAAGGACTCGGCGCGGAAGTCGGCAAAGCTGATCAAGGGCGCCAGGGAAATCTACTATCCGGGCGCGCCGCACGGCATCACCGCCACGCATCAGGACCAGGTCAACGCGGAGCTGCTCGCCTTCATCAGGTCATAGGCTCGCGCCACGTCCCCCAGCGAGAGCCCGATCGCCGGTCGCCCTCCCCGGCCGGCGATCACCCATCCCACCAGCAAACCGGAGCCAAGACAATGATCAAGACCATCTTATGCACCGCTGCTATCGCAACCAGTCTCGCCACGGGATCGGCGCTAGCCGGTCAATCCCACGGCGACAAGGCGACACTGATCTACGACCACCCGGTGCCCAATGTGCCAGGCAAGAGCATGCGCGCCGTGCTCGTCGAATACGAACCCGGCGGCACATCCGCGGGACATACCCATCCGAAATCCGCGTTCATCTTCGCGACGGTCCTCGAAGGCGCCATCCGCAGCCAGGTCAACGACGGGCCGGTCACGACATATCGCGCCGGCGAAAGCTTTTCCGAATTTCCGGGCGACCGCCACGGCGTCAGCGAAAATGCCAGTGCCACCCAACCCGCCAAGCTTCTGGCCGTGTTCGTCGTCGACACCACCGAGACCGAGCTGACCACCTACATCGGCGACTAAGCCCGAGCATCAAACGATGAGTCTGAACCCGGAGGACGGCAGCAATGCTTATCGACAGACTGCATGCCTTGACTTCGTCGCGCCTCGCCGTGGTCGACGTCAATGCCACTGTGCAAGCGGCCGCCCTCTCGCTTTCCAGGCCCGGCATCGGCCTTGTCGTGGTCTGCAATGGCAACGGTGCCGCCGAAGGCGTGCTGAGCAAATCTGACCTCGTGCGCCATCTTGTCAATTCGGCGTCGTCAGTGCCGCCAGTTTCAGCCCTGATGAGCAGACAAATCGTGTCGTGCACACCTGAGGATGATCTTCATGAGGTGTGGCAGACCATGGCCGCCACCAACCTGCAGAACATGCCCGTAGTCGACATAGGCGCCAAGCCAATCGGAATTCTCGACATACGCGACGCGATGAAAGTCCTGTTCGAGCGGGAAGAGATCCAAGAGCAGATACTGTCCGACTACGTTGCCGGTGTCGGCTATCGCTAACAGCGATCGTCAACCGTCGGCGCCCGACGAAACAGAAAATCAAACCTTCAATCGACACCATGGAGTCAACACATGACCAAGCGTCTGAATTTCCTGGCCCGCAAGAACGGCGGCATCGAGGGTCTCGTAGCCGTCGAGAGCTGGCTTGCCACCAGCTTCGACCCAAAACTGCTCGAGCTCATCAAGTTGCGGGTGTCGCAAATGAACGGCTGCGCACATTGCCTGCACATGCATCGGCAAGACGCCATCAAGCTGGGCGAGACCGACGACCGGCTGCTACTGCTCGACGCTTGGCGCGAGTCTGCCCTCTACACGGAACGCGAACGGGCCGCCCTCGCCTGGGCGGAAGCCCTCACCCGGATCTCTGAAACCCATGCGCCGGACGCTGTCTACGATGAAGCCCGGAAGGCCTTCTCCGAAGATGAACTCGTCGCGCTTTCGATTGGCGTCGCCACGATCAACGCATGGAACAGGCTGGCAATCGGCTTTCGCCTGCAGCATCCCGCGGATCGCATGCGCGCCGCCGCGTGAACCGGCGGTGACAAAGCGAACCCTATCAGATGCGCTCAGGACACAAATTTGAGATGAACGAAATCACCAGTCGGATGCTTGCAGGGGTCTCGGTACCCGATACGCCGCTCGTGCAGCAGGCGCTTGAGTATGCGCGCAGAGAATGCGAAGCCTATTTATTCAATCACGTCGTCCGCTCCTGGTTGTTTGCGGCCCGGCTTGGACAGCTCCGCAACATCGATCACGACGCGGAGGTCGTCGCGGTCGGCACCTTGTTGCATGACATCACGTTGAACGAGCGTTTTGAGGGTCCGCGCCGTTTCGAAGTCGAAGGTGCGGATTTGGCCAGGGCCTTCTCCCGACAAGGCGGGGTTGACGAGCGCCGGGCACAGCTCATCTGGGACAGCGTGGCCCTCAACTCGACCCCGTCGATCGGCCTCTACAAGGAGGCGGAGGTGGCCCTTTGTACTGCCGGCGTCTGTCTGGATGTCGTCGGACTCAACTACGACACGATC is a window encoding:
- a CDS encoding CBS domain-containing protein, yielding MLIDRLHALTSSRLAVVDVNATVQAAALSLSRPGIGLVVVCNGNGAAEGVLSKSDLVRHLVNSASSVPPVSALMSRQIVSCTPEDDLHEVWQTMAATNLQNMPVVDIGAKPIGILDIRDAMKVLFEREEIQEQILSDYVAGVGYR
- a CDS encoding SDR family oxidoreductase; its protein translation is MKIVVIGGTGLIGSKTVERLRKKGHDVLAASPNGGVNTITGEGLAEALAGAQVVVDLANSPSFEDKAVLDFFETSGRNLLAAGKVAGVKHHIALSIVGVERLPDSGYMRAKMAQERLIRNSGIPYTIIHSTQFFEFLSLIAQSGTVGDIATIPYAYFQPIASDDVSDFVAEVAISPPANGVIEIAGPEPMRMSDLVARFLKASNDPRRVTGDPHARYFGAELDDRSLVPSHHPRIGATSFENWFSQSPPQRN
- a CDS encoding alpha/beta hydrolase, with the protein product MSTITTKDGTQIYYKDWGTGPVVTFSHGWPLNADAWDGQMLFLAQNGFRVVAHDRRGHGRSSQASSGNDMNGYADDLAAVIEALDLKDATLVGHSTGGGEVARYIGRHGTGRVAKAVLIAAVPPIMLKTEANPEGLPMEVFDGIRAGVAGDRSQYYKDLALAFYGANRPGAKVSQGTLDQFWLWSMQAGAKNAYESVKAFSETDFTEDLKKFDVPTLVLHGEDDQIVPVKDSARKSAKLIKGAREIYYPGAPHGITATHQDQVNAELLAFIRS
- a CDS encoding carboxymuconolactone decarboxylase family protein is translated as MTKRLNFLARKNGGIEGLVAVESWLATSFDPKLLELIKLRVSQMNGCAHCLHMHRQDAIKLGETDDRLLLLDAWRESALYTERERAALAWAEALTRISETHAPDAVYDEARKAFSEDELVALSIGVATINAWNRLAIGFRLQHPADRMRAAA
- a CDS encoding cupin domain-containing protein, with the protein product MIKTILCTAAIATSLATGSALAGQSHGDKATLIYDHPVPNVPGKSMRAVLVEYEPGGTSAGHTHPKSAFIFATVLEGAIRSQVNDGPVTTYRAGESFSEFPGDRHGVSENASATQPAKLLAVFVVDTTETELTTYIGD